The proteins below are encoded in one region of Reichenbachiella sp. 5M10:
- a CDS encoding exodeoxyribonuclease III, producing the protein MREKIVSWNVNGIRAAIKKGFHQSIQSLNADVICLQETKAQDDQILEALGDIPYHTYSNSAVKKGYSGTSILTKKEPLSVSRGLGIDIHDQEGRILTVEFEDYFLTNVYVPNSKNDLSRLDYRQGWDADFMTYLKKLEETKPVIVCGDFNVAHKDVDLARPKANYNKSAGFTQTEIDGMDNFVAAGLVDSFRQLHPDTTDAYTWWSYRAGARERNVGWRIDYFLLSESFIDRLDLAEIHREYLESDHCPISITLK; encoded by the coding sequence ATGCGCGAAAAAATAGTTTCCTGGAATGTAAACGGAATCCGAGCGGCCATCAAAAAAGGCTTCCATCAATCAATCCAATCTCTAAATGCAGACGTCATCTGCCTGCAGGAGACCAAAGCTCAGGATGATCAAATCCTAGAAGCACTCGGAGATATCCCCTATCATACCTACTCCAACAGTGCCGTCAAAAAGGGTTACAGCGGTACTTCCATCCTCACCAAAAAAGAACCCCTCAGTGTCTCTCGAGGATTGGGTATCGATATACATGATCAAGAAGGGCGTATATTGACTGTAGAATTCGAAGATTACTTTTTGACGAATGTCTATGTCCCCAACTCCAAAAACGACCTGAGTCGACTTGACTACCGCCAAGGCTGGGACGCAGACTTCATGACCTACCTCAAAAAACTCGAAGAAACCAAACCCGTCATCGTCTGCGGAGACTTCAATGTGGCACACAAAGATGTAGACCTTGCCCGTCCCAAAGCCAACTACAACAAGTCTGCAGGATTCACTCAAACGGAAATCGATGGCATGGACAATTTCGTTGCAGCAGGCTTAGTTGACTCCTTTCGCCAGCTACACCCTGATACGACAGATGCTTATACATGGTGGAGTTATCGGGCAGGAGCACGCGAACGCAATGTCGGCTGGAGAATCGATTACTTCCTACTCAGCGAATCCTTCATCGATCGACTCGATCTAGCAGAAATCCACCGCGAATACCTCGAGTCAGATCACTGCCCCATCAGTATCACACTCAAATAA
- a CDS encoding glycerophosphodiester phosphodiesterase family protein has protein sequence MNFSLYKNVLFPVALFLCVVGCSQKSNEMQHANIDIQGHRGARGLMPENTIPAFLKALELGVTTLELDLAVTKDHQLVISHEPYMNHAIALDSLGQEIPKTEELQHNIYRMDYEQIKKYDVGSKFNKRFPDQEKLKVYKPLFKDMLAATQAYAHANQLPPIHYNIEIKSMTMSDDQYHPSPEVYSELVYDFITQNKMDLKHLNIQSFDFRVLKYYHEKHPEITLAVLIENTLPIEENLTVLGFNPEIYSCYHPMLDSQKVAYLHDNDMKVIPWTVNDQKDMKKLIHWGVDGIISDYPNRVLEILED, from the coding sequence ATGAACTTTTCACTGTACAAAAACGTACTCTTCCCTGTTGCCCTATTCCTCTGCGTCGTAGGCTGCAGTCAAAAATCAAACGAAATGCAACATGCCAACATAGATATCCAAGGACACCGCGGAGCACGAGGGCTCATGCCTGAAAACACCATCCCGGCTTTTCTCAAAGCTCTGGAACTAGGGGTGACAACATTAGAACTCGATCTAGCCGTCACCAAAGACCATCAATTGGTCATCTCACACGAGCCCTACATGAATCACGCCATAGCACTCGACTCCTTGGGCCAGGAGATCCCAAAGACCGAAGAGCTACAGCACAACATCTATAGGATGGACTATGAGCAAATCAAAAAATATGACGTGGGGTCAAAATTCAACAAGCGGTTTCCAGACCAAGAAAAATTGAAAGTCTACAAGCCGCTATTCAAAGACATGCTCGCTGCAACACAAGCCTATGCTCATGCCAACCAGCTCCCCCCGATACACTACAACATCGAAATCAAAAGCATGACGATGAGTGATGACCAGTATCATCCTAGTCCAGAGGTATATTCTGAGCTAGTCTACGATTTCATCACCCAAAACAAAATGGATTTGAAACATCTCAACATCCAATCTTTCGATTTTCGCGTATTGAAATATTATCACGAAAAACACCCCGAAATCACCCTCGCGGTATTGATCGAAAACACACTCCCTATCGAAGAAAATTTGACCGTACTGGGTTTTAACCCAGAGATCTACAGCTGCTATCACCCAATGCTCGACAGCCAAAAAGTCGCTTATCTCCACGATAACGACATGAAGGTGATCCCCTGGACGGTCAATGATCAAAAGGATATGAAAAAACTCATCCACTGGGGAGTAGATGGGATCATATCAGATTACCCAAATAGGGTATTAGAAATTTTAGAAGATTAA
- a CDS encoding pyridoxal-phosphate dependent enzyme yields the protein MDFPSLSDIKRAHTRINKYIYNTQIMTSSTIDEMVGGEVFFKCENFQKIGAFKMRGAANVIMSYRPEERKNGFATHSSGNHAQAVAKAAAEAGVNAYIVMPHNAPQVKIDAVKGYGAQITFCEPTEEARAAACKKVIEETGAIQVHPYHDARIIAGQATAAKEFIEEQPDLDYMITPVGGGGLAAGSALTLGYVSPTTKMILAEPEAVNDTYLSFQSGKLQGVKDPKSVADGLLVSVGELNFAIIKEYVHDIYCVTEDEIIQAMRLVWERMKIVIEPSSAVAVAALLKNKDTFVGKKTGIIITGGNVQMNDLPF from the coding sequence ATGGACTTTCCAAGCTTGAGTGACATCAAACGAGCACACACTAGAATCAACAAGTACATCTACAACACACAAATCATGACCTCAAGTACCATCGATGAGATGGTCGGTGGGGAAGTGTTTTTCAAATGTGAGAATTTTCAAAAAATAGGCGCTTTCAAAATGCGAGGAGCAGCCAACGTGATCATGTCCTACCGTCCAGAAGAGAGGAAAAATGGATTCGCGACGCACTCGTCAGGCAACCACGCTCAAGCGGTAGCCAAAGCGGCTGCAGAAGCAGGTGTCAACGCCTACATCGTCATGCCTCACAATGCTCCACAAGTCAAAATCGATGCGGTGAAAGGCTACGGGGCACAAATAACATTCTGTGAACCTACGGAGGAAGCCAGAGCAGCTGCTTGTAAAAAAGTCATCGAAGAGACTGGAGCGATACAAGTACACCCATACCATGATGCACGCATCATTGCAGGACAGGCTACTGCCGCCAAAGAATTTATCGAAGAACAGCCAGACCTTGATTACATGATCACACCGGTAGGTGGTGGAGGCTTAGCAGCAGGCTCTGCCTTGACTCTCGGGTATGTGAGTCCTACGACCAAGATGATACTCGCCGAACCCGAAGCTGTCAACGATACTTATTTGTCATTCCAGTCAGGAAAACTCCAAGGTGTCAAAGATCCAAAATCTGTCGCAGACGGACTACTGGTGTCAGTAGGTGAGCTCAATTTTGCCATCATCAAAGAATATGTACATGACATCTACTGTGTGACCGAAGATGAAATCATACAAGCGATGCGATTGGTCTGGGAACGTATGAAAATCGTCATAGAGCCATCAAGTGCGGTAGCAGTAGCCGCACTACTCAAAAACAAGGACACTTTTGTTGGGAAGAAAACAGGAATTATCATCACAGGTGGCAATGTACAAATGAACGACTTGCCCTTTTGA
- a CDS encoding S1/P1 nuclease: protein MKLRSILVLVLSFSSLAVFGWGKTGHRVVGDIAYWHLSKKAKGEIHGILKHEHLNMVGNYMDFIRSDKDNNFMVPWHYCTVPDGETYEEAGTPEQGDAVVAIERIIQELKTKQFTQGTELENLKYLVHLVADIHQPLHVGTGEDKGGNDVKVTFMWEPTNLHSVWDSGLIDYQQLSFTEYSKWVNHISEQELEKCQSEGIDVWIDEAKSYRKAIYDIPEDGKLSYEYNYKNIGIVNERLLKAGVRLAGILNEIYG, encoded by the coding sequence ATGAAATTAAGAAGCATTTTGGTTCTCGTACTGTCATTTTCGAGTCTTGCCGTTTTCGGTTGGGGCAAGACAGGGCATCGTGTCGTAGGAGATATCGCCTACTGGCACCTTAGTAAAAAAGCAAAGGGAGAAATACACGGTATACTCAAGCACGAACACCTCAACATGGTGGGCAATTACATGGATTTTATTCGTTCGGACAAAGACAACAACTTTATGGTACCGTGGCATTATTGTACAGTGCCTGATGGGGAGACGTATGAAGAAGCAGGTACTCCTGAACAAGGAGATGCGGTAGTCGCGATAGAGCGAATCATCCAAGAGTTGAAAACGAAGCAGTTTACTCAAGGAACGGAGTTGGAGAACTTGAAATACCTTGTTCATCTTGTTGCAGACATTCATCAGCCTCTGCATGTCGGTACGGGTGAAGACAAAGGAGGAAACGATGTGAAGGTGACTTTCATGTGGGAGCCAACTAACCTGCACAGCGTTTGGGACAGTGGGCTGATCGATTATCAGCAGTTGAGTTTCACAGAGTATTCGAAGTGGGTCAATCATATCTCAGAACAAGAGTTGGAAAAATGCCAGTCCGAGGGAATCGATGTATGGATTGATGAAGCCAAAAGCTATCGCAAAGCCATATATGATATCCCCGAAGACGGAAAGTTGTCTTATGAATACAATTACAAAAACATAGGGATCGTCAACGAAAGATTGCTAAAAGCAGGAGTACGTTTGGCAGGAATCCTCAATGAGATATATGGCTGA
- a CDS encoding BCCT family transporter, protein MLGLDCLSFHFAYYRLILTQINKVVFFPPIVLLLLTLAMSQLYPEIFVELLSNANVWVLRHFGWLFSWTAFAMVLLVFVIYVSPLGKWRIGGEDAQPFLTRWKWFAITTCTTIATGILFWGVAEPIFHLSAPPESLGMEPGSSEAMIFAMSALMMHWTLTPYSIYTLAGVVFALSFYNMKQPFSLGSMVSPLIGKELHPAWSNFIDVLCLYGLVAGMAASLGGGLLSLMGGLRHVLGIGESAGLLFVIAGAIVSTFILSAVSGLMRGIRILSDINIRGFIVLAVFVLVTEPTLQLLDLGAKGGWSYVLHMVPRSVNWSGQLSQSWFDDWTVFNWANWMAWTPITALFLGRLARGYTVREFIHFNLLFPALFSGTWMVIFGGSALLMDQSQGGVLTTSLYTLGSESLMYKILDDLPWSRLSSVLFVFLIFISYVTAADSNTSAMSALSTVGITSAQAEAPVRIKIIWGTLIGLVGWVMVSTVGVEGIRMTSILGGFPILFLLIAVGLAAVRMVVQSVCDRHS, encoded by the coding sequence ATGTTAGGGCTAGATTGTTTATCTTTTCATTTCGCATACTACAGGCTTATCTTGACCCAAATAAACAAAGTTGTTTTTTTCCCACCCATAGTTTTATTGCTGCTGACATTGGCGATGAGTCAGCTGTACCCCGAAATATTTGTTGAGTTACTTTCCAATGCCAATGTATGGGTGTTGCGCCACTTTGGATGGTTGTTTTCCTGGACAGCTTTTGCCATGGTTCTTTTGGTATTTGTGATTTATGTCTCCCCCTTGGGGAAATGGAGAATTGGAGGAGAGGATGCTCAACCGTTTTTGACACGGTGGAAATGGTTTGCAATCACGACGTGCACTACCATCGCTACGGGTATTTTGTTTTGGGGAGTGGCAGAACCGATTTTTCATTTGAGCGCCCCACCAGAAAGTTTGGGTATGGAACCAGGGTCTTCAGAAGCTATGATTTTTGCCATGTCTGCATTGATGATGCATTGGACCTTGACCCCTTATTCCATCTATACCTTGGCCGGAGTGGTCTTTGCGCTTTCGTTTTATAACATGAAACAGCCTTTCAGTTTGGGTTCGATGGTTAGTCCTTTGATTGGCAAAGAATTGCACCCAGCATGGTCCAACTTCATCGATGTGCTGTGTCTCTATGGTTTGGTGGCGGGGATGGCAGCTTCTTTGGGGGGAGGATTGCTGAGCCTCATGGGAGGGTTGAGACATGTGCTGGGTATAGGAGAGAGTGCAGGGCTGTTGTTTGTGATTGCAGGAGCGATTGTCTCGACATTTATCCTGTCTGCCGTATCGGGATTGATGCGTGGGATTCGGATTTTGTCAGACATCAACATTCGTGGCTTTATTGTACTGGCCGTTTTTGTGCTTGTGACAGAGCCGACATTGCAACTGCTGGATCTGGGAGCCAAAGGGGGCTGGTCCTACGTGCTGCATATGGTGCCTAGGAGTGTCAATTGGTCAGGGCAACTGTCACAGTCCTGGTTCGACGATTGGACGGTTTTCAATTGGGCCAACTGGATGGCGTGGACACCTATCACTGCATTGTTTTTGGGTAGACTTGCGCGGGGGTATACGGTGCGGGAATTTATTCATTTCAACCTCCTTTTTCCTGCTCTGTTTAGTGGCACATGGATGGTGATTTTTGGAGGGAGTGCTTTGCTCATGGACCAGTCTCAAGGAGGAGTGCTGACGACAAGTCTATATACTTTGGGGTCCGAGAGTTTGATGTATAAAATACTAGATGATCTGCCTTGGTCGAGACTCTCGAGTGTGTTGTTTGTGTTCTTGATCTTCATTTCCTATGTTACTGCGGCAGACTCCAATACCTCGGCTATGAGTGCATTGAGTACAGTGGGGATCACATCAGCCCAAGCAGAAGCCCCTGTGCGGATCAAAATCATATGGGGTACATTGATTGGACTCGTAGGATGGGTGATGGTCAGTACTGTGGGAGTCGAGGGTATACGAATGACCTCCATTTTGGGAGGGTTTCCGATTTTGTTTTTGTTGATTGCAGTGGGCCTTGCCGCGGTTCGGATGGTTGTCCAATCGGTGTGCGATAGACATTCGTAG
- the mfd gene encoding transcription-repair coupling factor yields MKSKELLSIYRADSQVIGIAESIKANENLNIRIKGLVGSMDALIAASVFQTNHQNHIFVLHEKEEAAYFHNDLQNLLGDKEVLLFPSSYKRPYQFEETENANILMRAEILNRINNKASTGELIVTYPEALTEKVINKKSLVENTWTARVGESVDTEFLTELLVTYGFEQDDFVYEPGQFAVRGGIIDVYSYAGELPYRIELFGDDIESIRTFDPESQLSKDDMKTVNIIPNIQTKLLEEERQCFMDYVPKNSKIWVKDMHHTLDILDKYFEKASVSFDSIMAASGQSSIVLQPELLFETSDTFQKAIEKYAKIEFGNRFYSKGGKEFHFEASPQPSFQKNFELMAENFESYQQKDYATIIASDSEKPIRQLESIFDEVNPFVKFNSIVLSLREGFIDNNARLALYTDHQLFERYHKYALRQKHSKSKALTLKELRTLNPGDYIVHVDHGIGRFAGLDTVEVNGNKQESVRIIYRDDDLLYLSIHALHKISKYSGKESGPPQVNKLGSPEWENKKKKVRSKVKDIAKELIALYAKRKAAPGFAYGPDTYLQTEMETSFVYEDTPDQAKATEDLKVDMEKAHPMDRLVCGDVGFGKTEVAIRAAFKASVEGKQTAVLVPTTILAMQHYHTFQNRLKDFGVTVEFINRFRTTKEIKDVLEKVKQGKVNILIGTHRIVNKDVNFQDLGLLIIDEEQKFGVKIKDKLKEMKVNVDTLTLSATPIPRTLHFSLMGARDLSIIATPPPNRQPVTTELHVFNEEITRDSISYELRRGGQVFFVHNKVSDIESIANLIHRLVPDARVGVAHGQMDGPKLERVMLKFIEGEYDVLVSTNIIESGLDIPNANTIIINSAQNFGLSDLHQMRGRVGRSNKKAFCYMFTPPTSKLSTDARKRLSALEEFSDLGDGIKVAMRDLDIRGAGNLLGGEQSGFITDIGFDMYHKILDEAVQDLKENEFKELFADQEKDLSKTLINDCIIETDLEILIPEDYVKNITERLSLYTQIDNIKTNSELAIFSQSIQDRFGKIPTSVLALFETVKLRWLSIDLGFEKLIIKNGRMRCYFPPQGNDRYYTSPVFGKVMSYIQQHPKDYQIKEMKGKLMLIITGVEEIEVAIRQLDHIKNSFID; encoded by the coding sequence TTGAAAAGCAAAGAGCTTCTATCCATCTACCGCGCCGATAGCCAAGTCATCGGTATCGCCGAAAGTATCAAGGCCAACGAAAACCTCAACATACGAATCAAAGGGCTAGTCGGTAGCATGGATGCGCTGATAGCCGCCTCGGTATTTCAGACCAATCATCAGAACCACATCTTTGTTCTACACGAAAAAGAAGAAGCGGCCTACTTTCACAATGACCTCCAAAACCTGCTAGGAGACAAAGAGGTTCTCCTATTTCCCTCTTCCTACAAACGCCCCTACCAGTTTGAGGAAACAGAAAATGCCAACATCCTAATGCGCGCCGAAATCCTCAACCGCATCAACAACAAAGCCAGCACTGGAGAGCTCATCGTCACCTATCCCGAAGCACTGACCGAAAAAGTCATCAACAAAAAATCCCTCGTCGAAAACACCTGGACTGCCCGTGTCGGAGAATCCGTCGATACCGAGTTTCTCACAGAGCTACTCGTCACCTATGGGTTTGAACAGGACGATTTCGTCTACGAGCCTGGCCAGTTTGCCGTACGCGGCGGGATTATAGATGTCTATTCTTATGCGGGCGAGTTGCCCTACCGCATCGAGCTATTTGGTGATGATATCGAAAGTATCCGAACCTTCGATCCCGAATCTCAGTTGTCCAAAGACGACATGAAAACCGTCAACATCATCCCCAATATCCAAACCAAACTCCTCGAAGAGGAGCGACAGTGTTTCATGGATTATGTCCCCAAAAACTCGAAAATTTGGGTCAAGGACATGCACCACACATTGGATATCCTTGACAAGTACTTCGAAAAAGCTAGCGTTAGTTTTGACAGCATCATGGCTGCCAGTGGACAGTCGAGCATTGTACTCCAGCCTGAGCTACTTTTCGAAACCAGTGATACTTTCCAAAAGGCCATCGAAAAATACGCGAAGATCGAATTTGGCAACCGCTTTTATAGCAAGGGAGGAAAAGAATTCCATTTTGAAGCAAGTCCGCAACCTTCCTTCCAAAAGAATTTTGAGCTGATGGCCGAAAACTTCGAAAGCTATCAGCAAAAAGACTATGCTACCATCATCGCATCAGACTCCGAAAAACCCATTCGACAGTTAGAGTCTATTTTTGATGAGGTCAATCCCTTTGTCAAATTCAACAGCATAGTACTCAGTCTTCGTGAAGGCTTCATCGACAACAATGCTCGCCTAGCACTATATACAGACCATCAGCTATTTGAGCGCTATCACAAATATGCGCTCCGTCAAAAACATTCCAAATCCAAAGCGCTTACGCTCAAAGAACTGCGTACGCTCAACCCTGGGGATTATATTGTACACGTGGACCATGGAATAGGGCGTTTCGCGGGACTGGATACCGTAGAGGTCAACGGCAACAAACAAGAGTCCGTTCGTATCATCTATCGTGACGATGACTTACTCTACCTCAGTATCCATGCACTGCATAAGATCTCCAAATATAGCGGCAAGGAAAGTGGCCCTCCACAGGTCAATAAGCTAGGGTCTCCCGAGTGGGAAAATAAAAAGAAAAAAGTTCGCAGCAAGGTCAAAGACATCGCCAAAGAACTCATCGCTCTCTACGCCAAACGCAAAGCCGCCCCTGGATTTGCCTATGGGCCAGATACCTATCTGCAAACAGAAATGGAAACGTCATTCGTCTACGAGGATACACCCGACCAAGCCAAAGCCACAGAAGACCTCAAAGTCGACATGGAAAAAGCCCACCCGATGGATCGACTCGTCTGTGGAGACGTGGGCTTTGGAAAAACCGAGGTTGCCATCCGTGCAGCATTCAAAGCCAGCGTCGAAGGTAAACAAACGGCCGTACTCGTGCCGACAACCATCCTCGCCATGCAGCACTACCACACCTTTCAAAACCGTCTCAAAGATTTTGGTGTGACCGTTGAATTCATCAACCGTTTTCGTACGACCAAAGAAATCAAAGATGTGCTCGAAAAAGTCAAGCAGGGCAAGGTCAACATACTCATCGGTACACATCGCATCGTCAACAAAGATGTCAACTTCCAAGACCTCGGACTACTCATCATTGACGAGGAACAAAAGTTTGGGGTAAAAATCAAAGACAAACTCAAGGAAATGAAAGTCAATGTGGATACACTCACTCTGAGCGCCACTCCAATTCCTCGTACGTTGCATTTCTCACTGATGGGGGCAAGAGACCTCAGCATCATTGCTACTCCACCCCCCAATCGTCAGCCCGTCACCACAGAGTTGCACGTATTCAACGAAGAAATCACCCGTGACTCTATCAGTTACGAACTGCGTCGTGGAGGTCAAGTATTTTTCGTTCACAACAAGGTCAGCGATATCGAAAGCATAGCCAACCTCATCCACCGTCTAGTCCCTGATGCAAGGGTGGGTGTGGCTCACGGCCAAATGGACGGACCAAAATTGGAAAGGGTCATGCTCAAATTCATAGAAGGCGAATATGATGTCCTGGTCTCGACCAATATCATCGAATCAGGTCTCGATATTCCCAATGCCAATACGATCATCATCAACAGTGCGCAAAATTTCGGGTTGTCAGACCTACACCAAATGAGAGGCCGAGTAGGACGCTCCAACAAAAAAGCCTTTTGTTACATGTTTACGCCCCCAACTTCCAAACTGTCGACCGACGCGCGTAAGCGCCTCAGCGCTCTGGAGGAATTTTCAGACCTTGGAGATGGAATCAAAGTCGCCATGCGAGACTTGGACATTCGAGGTGCAGGCAACCTCCTCGGTGGAGAACAAAGTGGTTTCATCACAGACATAGGATTCGATATGTATCACAAAATCCTCGATGAAGCAGTACAAGACCTGAAAGAGAATGAGTTCAAAGAACTTTTTGCTGATCAAGAAAAAGACCTCTCCAAAACACTCATCAATGACTGTATCATAGAGACAGATTTGGAAATTTTGATCCCAGAAGATTATGTCAAGAATATCACCGAACGACTCAGCCTCTATACCCAAATTGATAACATAAAAACCAATAGTGAATTAGCGATCTTCTCTCAATCAATACAAGATCGATTCGGAAAAATCCCAACATCCGTATTGGCACTATTCGAAACAGTCAAGTTGAGATGGCTCTCAATCGATCTCGGTTTCGAAAAACTGATCATCAAAAACGGGCGCATGAGGTGCTATTTTCCGCCACAAGGAAACGACCGCTATTATACATCGCCTGTATTTGGCAAAGTCATGTCCTACATTCAGCAACACCCCAAGGACTACCAGATCAAAGAGATGAAAGGGAAACTCATGCTCATCATCACTGGTGTAGAAGAAATCGAGGTAGCTATCCGCCAACTCGACCATATCAAAAACTCATTTATAGATTAA
- a CDS encoding MaoC family dehydratase, which translates to MLKVGDQYTTEFIITQKQIEAFAELSGDKNPLHLDAAYAAETPFKKPIAHGIFSASFISKVLGMDFPGEGTLYLSQNLSFKRPVYPDQAYEVRMEIIETVEGKHTGTIKTQVFDKEKNKLVVDGEAQVRHLDQLP; encoded by the coding sequence ATGTTGAAAGTAGGAGACCAATACACCACCGAATTTATCATTACCCAAAAGCAGATTGAGGCATTTGCGGAATTGTCTGGTGACAAAAACCCCCTTCATCTTGATGCGGCATATGCTGCAGAGACGCCTTTCAAAAAGCCCATCGCACACGGGATATTCTCGGCCTCATTTATTTCTAAAGTACTGGGTATGGATTTTCCCGGTGAGGGGACATTGTATCTGTCACAAAATTTGTCGTTCAAGCGCCCGGTATATCCAGACCAAGCCTATGAGGTTCGAATGGAAATAATAGAGACTGTAGAAGGTAAACACACAGGTACGATCAAAACCCAAGTTTTTGACAAAGAGAAAAACAAACTCGTCGTGGATGGTGAGGCACAGGTCCGTCATCTGGATCAATTGCCCTAG
- a CDS encoding DUF3857 domain-containing protein, translating to MTNFKPTLLLVSILFLFSTAFAQKTPVKFGKISEEELSMTHYALDSSASAVVLCDYGESFMDYGTDQFQVIHERTTRIKILTKDGYDYANHSFQLYKQSSAKETYSQLKGYTYNLEDGSIVKTKLEKESIFEEEIDENHDKIKITMPAVKVGSVIEFTYRITSDFLFNFQGWQFQYYIPVVWSEYKAKFIDYYKYQKDFQGYLAPTISEHEMGNQSFQVRIAASSDFNSRTPASLQTYNVRFDEERIVMQDVPAFVKEPNLTTPSDFISMINYELELIDFPGSIPKRYRGTWESVNSEMLEHDYFGDRTRGAGSLSKSILDAHLEESDTEQQKIEKIFAVVSKHMTWDGVSSKYARENEQKLYEAGKGSSADINFLLINFLNKADIKAEPVLVSTRSHGMVKEFNASTSQFNYVICKAWVGEEYMLLDATEKYLPIGVLPTRCLNGRGYTISKDKPGWVELNSKESDESKITGNITLREDGSIEGLLNKSYGGYNALTKRKAYFYDGEEKFKNDLIEKSPWEIDSLSLSNPKDIGKHFVESIQFKNSNGAEAMGNFIYFNPIITEHLEKNIYHVQERTYPVSYPSPIKEDYYVSFEIPEGYVLDEIPQAFSLAMPNRTASFTYKIIPQGNKFTVFTRFKIHKTLYLQDEYPYLKEFYAQMIAKLNEQIVLKKA from the coding sequence ATGACCAACTTCAAACCTACCCTACTACTGGTTTCGATTTTATTTTTATTTTCGACCGCTTTCGCTCAAAAAACACCCGTCAAATTCGGAAAAATATCGGAGGAAGAACTCAGCATGACCCACTACGCCTTGGATTCATCGGCCAGTGCAGTGGTGCTCTGCGACTATGGCGAGTCTTTCATGGACTATGGTACGGACCAGTTTCAAGTGATCCACGAGCGAACTACCCGCATCAAGATTTTGACCAAGGACGGGTATGATTATGCCAACCACTCGTTTCAGTTGTACAAGCAATCCAGTGCAAAAGAAACGTACAGCCAGCTCAAAGGCTATACCTACAACCTAGAAGATGGCAGCATCGTCAAAACCAAACTGGAGAAGGAGTCTATTTTCGAAGAAGAAATCGACGAAAACCATGACAAAATCAAGATAACCATGCCTGCCGTCAAGGTCGGTTCGGTCATTGAATTTACCTACCGCATCACTTCCGACTTCCTGTTCAACTTCCAAGGGTGGCAATTCCAATACTACATCCCTGTAGTATGGAGTGAGTACAAAGCCAAATTCATCGACTATTACAAATACCAAAAGGATTTTCAAGGTTATCTGGCCCCCACTATCAGTGAGCACGAAATGGGCAATCAATCCTTTCAGGTGCGAATCGCAGCGAGCTCCGACTTTAATAGCCGAACCCCCGCTTCTCTACAAACCTACAATGTGCGCTTCGACGAAGAGCGCATCGTAATGCAAGATGTTCCAGCATTTGTCAAAGAACCAAACCTTACGACCCCCAGTGATTTCATTTCGATGATCAACTATGAGTTGGAGCTTATTGATTTCCCTGGATCAATACCCAAAAGATATCGTGGGACTTGGGAATCCGTCAACTCCGAAATGTTAGAACACGATTATTTCGGAGATAGAACCCGAGGTGCCGGATCGCTGAGCAAATCCATCCTAGATGCACACCTTGAGGAGTCAGACACCGAGCAACAAAAAATTGAAAAGATATTTGCAGTCGTATCCAAACATATGACCTGGGATGGAGTATCCTCGAAGTATGCCCGCGAGAATGAGCAGAAACTCTACGAAGCAGGAAAAGGCTCATCAGCCGACATCAATTTCCTATTGATAAACTTCCTCAACAAAGCAGACATTAAAGCAGAACCTGTACTAGTAAGTACGAGATCACATGGCATGGTCAAGGAGTTCAACGCAAGCACAAGCCAATTCAACTATGTGATCTGCAAAGCCTGGGTCGGCGAGGAATACATGCTGCTCGATGCTACCGAAAAATATCTACCAATAGGCGTACTACCCACTCGCTGTCTCAACGGACGCGGGTACACCATATCCAAAGATAAGCCGGGATGGGTGGAACTCAACAGCAAGGAAAGCGACGAATCGAAAATAACTGGTAACATCACCCTCCGTGAGGACGGTTCGATCGAAGGCCTACTCAACAAGTCCTATGGTGGATACAACGCACTAACTAAACGCAAAGCATACTTCTATGATGGAGAAGAAAAATTCAAAAACGACCTCATTGAAAAATCACCTTGGGAAATAGACAGTCTAAGCCTCTCCAATCCAAAAGACATCGGCAAGCATTTCGTCGAATCGATACAGTTCAAAAATAGCAATGGGGCAGAAGCAATGGGCAACTTCATTTATTTCAACCCTATCATCACCGAGCACTTAGAAAAAAACATCTACCATGTGCAAGAGCGCACCTATCCTGTCAGCTATCCAAGCCCAATCAAGGAAGACTACTACGTGTCCTTCGAAATACCTGAGGGCTATGTACTCGATGAAATTCCTCAGGCCTTTTCCCTCGCCATGCCCAACCGTACTGCATCCTTCACATATAAAATCATACCGCAAGGAAACAAATTCACGGTTTTCACTCGGTTCAAAATACACAAAACACTCTATCTACAAGATGAATACCCTTATCTCAAAGAGTTTTACGCACAAATGATTGCCAAACTCAACGAACAAATCGTATTGAAAAAAGCCTAA